A stretch of DNA from Micromonospora sp. WMMD1155:
GAGTGGAATCCGCTGTCGGCCACCGTCGCGGCGATGCGTGAGCTGTTCGGCAACCCGGGCCTGGGCGGCGACTCCTGGCCGGCGGAGCACGCCATGCTGCTGGCGGTGCTGTGGCCGGTGCTGCTGATCGCGATCTTCGCCCCGCTGGCGGTGCGCCGCTACCGGCGGTTGAGCCGCTGACCGTGTCGCTATCGACCAGGCCGCCGGTGGCCCGTCCGTAGCGCGTACCAGGCGGCTCCGACGGCGAGCACGCCGAACCCGGCGAGGACGCTGCCCAGCGGCAGGTTGACGGCGAGCAGCAGGCAGCCGGCCAGCCCCAACCCGGCGAGGACCCGGACCGGCGACCGCCGGTCCGGGTCCCGGCCCAGGGTCAGCGCCGCCGCGTTGGTGATCGCGTAGTAGACCAGCACCGTGCAGCTGGAGAAGCCGATCGCCTGCCTGACGTCACCGAGCAGCACCACCACGATCACCACGGCGGCCACCGCCATCTCGGCCCGGTGGGGCACCTTGTGCACCCGGTGGACGGCGGCCAGCGCACCGGGCAGGTAGTGACGGCGGGCCATCGCGAGGGTGGTCCGACCGACCCCGGCGACCAGGGACAGCAGCACGCCGACGACCGCGATCGTCGCCCCGGCGCGGACCACCCAGGCCAGGCCGGGCAGCCCGGCCGCGGTCACCACGTCGACCAGGGGCGCGGCGGACCCGGCCAGCCGGTCGGCGCCGAGCACGCCGAGCGTGACGACCGCCAACGCCAGGTAGATCACGAGTACCAGCCCGAGCGCCAGCGGCACGGCCCGGGGGATGGTCCGCTGCGGATCGCGGAC
This window harbors:
- a CDS encoding APC family permease; translation: MDQLARRLGVPDAVVIGLGSMLGAGVFVVFGPAAAAAGGAGLLPALVLAGFVAYCNATSSARLAARYPESGGTYVYGRARLGPFAGFVAGWGFVVGKTASCAAMALTIGAYLWPGLARLVAVGAVLAVTAVNLRGVGKTATATKLLVALVLAVLTVVAVVGVLDGPVHLDRLTEPGGSARGVLTAAGLLFFAFAGYARIATLGEEVRDPQRTIPRAVPLALGLVLVIYLALAVVTLGVLGADRLAGSAAPLVDVVTAAGLPGLAWVVRAGATIAVVGVLLSLVAGVGRTTLAMARRHYLPGALAAVHRVHKVPHRAEMAVAAVVIVVVLLGDVRQAIGFSSCTVLVYYAITNAAALTLGRDPDRRSPVRVLAGLGLAGCLLLAVNLPLGSVLAGFGVLAVGAAWYALRTGHRRPGR